Part of the Portunus trituberculatus isolate SZX2019 chromosome 24, ASM1759143v1, whole genome shotgun sequence genome is shown below.
TTTCACAGTATAATGGTAGATGGTTCGAGTGTTGAATGCAGCCTTCAGTGTTGGAAGTCAAGACCACTTAATGTAGTAGGCTGAGCAACACTCAGATGCGTGTTTTCCCGTATAAGATAACACTGCACAGCCTAGGTATGAGTTTCACCTAACACTGAAAACTGTAGGCTACATCTTCACACTCACCACGTCATGATAAATTTCCTTCTGCCTTGCTTAACATGCTCGtatttttctgaaaccaaacccACATTCTTACGAATTACTAGTTGTTAAAATCAAGACTAGTAGAATACGCATGATAAGAATGACGTGCGGTGCAGTGAAGGAACCTTACGTGTTCCTTAAACATCGGTGCTGTATACTTCGACTACTTTCAACAGACTCTACTGAGAGTTGTCACAGACGTTTTTTATGATTATAATGAAAGTTCAACAAGGATTGTATACTATCAGCAGAAAAGACACGCATTAGAAGTTCATGTTCATTACTCTTTGTGACGTTTCAGGAGAAAGTCGTGAATACGTTACAACACTTAGAATGGTGTTTACGAACCTTTGATGTGATGAGGCAGAGAACAGCCAGCAAAGCTGGCAGAAGACACCTGTGCTCACTAATCACAGCTTCACAACCACATACCAAGAATCCGACCCACAAGGCCATAAACACTCTCTTCCCCATCCAATAATATGCAGCAACTACTACAATATTATACCATTGCAATATATAATtaacaataaacacaaaaagtATTGTAAGCCATCATGTAGTTGAAAATGTTGTCACAGAATACCAATTTAGGCGCCAAATTTAAACTTCTGATGATAGCACTGGCACCTACAGTGATTATGTATAACCCATTATCCTTTACACCTGTCATTGCTTTTCAAGTGCCACATTAAACAATGCAGTTAtcttcctaaaaaaaataataaaaaaagaaaataaacaaaaattaactTGATGCCAGTCGACTCCATTTGAGTAAGTATAGCGTGCTGCTGAGTGTTGACTgccgtgaagggaaggaaggcggtGTCCAGCAATACAACTCAAACATTGATTAATTGCCAAACAAAACGCAACACATGTATAGAGGGCATTTTTTACATAATTAATTGAACTATCAAATTTTTGTAGTATATACGTTACAACTCGTTTTGAAAATTCTGGTACTTTTACCATTACGATACTTCCACACGTGGGAGTCTGGCAGCTCCTTATGATATGGTACGACCGTACGACTAAATTGTTCCAGTATTAATGCAGATCGCGAGCAGAGATAACTATGGCATGAAAGATTATGGTGAACGTAAAAACCGAATCTGGACACCTAAGCACACATACTGTTCATTACCAGTCTTGTAGTAATAATGACTCCCAATGTTACTTCCCAGTCCACTCCCTTCTACCTGTGTTATACTGCAGATTTGGCAGAGATGCTCACGGCACATTTATGGTGTCCTCCATTACTTTTACATTACTTCCACATTGAACAAATCTTATAGAAAAGGTTGAATCTCTAGAGGTTAGTGTTCATTATAGGCTTTATTTTATCACAGGCTTCAGTGATGTGCATGAGGCAAATTAGATCAACAGGGGACTCTTCAGTGATGACCAGTGACTTGAAACTTGTCACTCACATTAAGTACTACATGTAAAGGCGCAATTGTCATAGTTTATACCAATGAAAGATAgtggggtaaaaaaaaaaaaaaaaaaaaaaaaaaaaatcaatcaatcaaaataatcaaacaaaaataaataaaaaaaatggtgtccTGCAGTTCTGACTGTAAGAGCATAAATGTTAATGGTATTGTTCTAACTACATTCCACATATTGTAAGTGCATGTTCCTGACAAATCCTGTTTATTTGTTCAGAGTCAAGTTTCACCCAATAATTATTACCCACATTGTATATTATGGGGAGTCAAGTTCCTGGTTGGTCACATCTTAGTAGTCAGGGAAAGAACACACTTTGCAAACTTAAATTCTTAATACTCAGACATTCAGCAAACAACAGAAGCAGATACAGTGGAATGATTGCAGTTGTAGTGCAAGAGGCAGAGCCGCAAACAAGCTAGCTAGGCCACACCAACAGCACAGCAAATTGCCTCAACAAACTAAAGACATTTTATCACATGATCCTGTAATTATTCATGTAACTCAAGTTAATAATGTTTCCACCGATCAATGTTGGTAATAGATGACAATCTGGCTCCACACCTCACCCAGCCTTGTCAAACTCAAGCTTGAagctaataataaatgataaaaaattgtTGTACAACTCAAAAACTTCAATATGAAGTCGAGATCTACTCAGCAGACGGTCTGGTTATTTACAGTAAATATTAATGCTTCCTATGCTGTAAAGAACTGCTTTGCGATCAGTTTTAACAGTAAAGTGCTCCATCTAGACTCAAAACTAAACACTAATCATTTAATAATTCATTAGAAGGGGCACAGTACATCACCTGCtcctcaacacacaccacatcatagGTCAGTGATATGATTACCCTGTGCTGTACTATCTGGTCACAAGCTTCTGGAAACATGGAATTGtcagtataaaaaataaataaataaataaaaacacccgTCACCTGACAATACGGACTAAACATAAAACTCACCGACCCTACTAGATTTGGTGGACCTCAAAATGGGTTTCCTTTCCAAAGTATTGAGTATCAGAAGTACCTTGTTCTGGGGTGCAGCCAAGCACTCCTCTGTTCATTTTGCCTTTGAGGCACCACAACTGAGATGTACATcattcaaatgaaaaaaaaattcacatccTTTAAGGGCTACCAAGTTTATTAAGGATTGGTGATGAAGCTGTTCTGACAAGAGGTGAGATTGCTAGGCTGGAGAAGGTTTAGTCCACATCCATGGGTTCCGGTGGATTATTTGGGGTCTGCTgcggttgctgttgttgctgctgctcttcaTCTACCTTGGGGCCATTAGACTGCTCTCCCTCAGCcttcttacctccctccttaTCTGCAGGTGGAGGCTCCTCAACCTGAAATGTGCAGGGAGTTTCCTCAATGTGTGTTTTGACTACTCTGAtccccacactccacacatcatGGCTCATCACAATCTGTTAACTAAAATTCTACATGTTACATTATACAGGATTTTTTAAAACAGGAAATGTAAAAAGGGTATATCACTTACCTTAGGCTTAGGTTTGGGCTTATTCATTATAGGATTGACTAGGGCCTCAAAGGTGCCCTTCTCTGACAAGACCTGTGATGCAGTGACAGGCAAGTCATTATGAAGGGCAGTGGAGCTCACGAGGCCAAGGTGCTTGTCTACCCAGTCTTGTTTCTCTTCAATGGCCTTTTCAACCTGAAAATCAATGTTATGCATCTCAATAACTTGTACTCCGCAATTAATGTTATTCAAGGGTGGGAATGTCAACTGACAACTATTGTACTGCCTGTATTAAAAAGAGCCAAAATAACATGTACCACCAACAAAAAGCACACTGCATCTCCTACTGCTACCTCATTACTGTTAAACAAGTTACAATTACTTCAAGCAAAAATTTAAACTCTTTGCCCTTGAATAATGGATAAATCATAGAAATGTGAGACCATCTGTTACCTTTACAGCTATGAATGTTCATTAAAAAGTGACTGCATTGCATACAACTACTAATATCAGGTTATACATGGGGAGTATCTTGCAGAACAAACTTTTACTATTCATAAAATATACATTAATACAACTGTATGTTGATTTACCTTCTCCACTTGTGCAGCCTCAAGATGGTTGTACTTTTCATCTCCCTGCTTGAAGAGGTCAACAGCCTTACGTATCAACTGGACAGAGCCTGACAGAATCTCAAATGCCCTGGGAAGGTCGTCGCGTTCTCGTTTTCTGGTCTTGATGGGCTCTCCTTGTTTCTGTTGGAATTACCATCATACAGTTACGACTTCAAAGACAAGCATATTCCCTCAAATCTTAATGTGTTGCCAGAGCCTATGGTTATGGGCAGCAAGGAATCAATGGAAGAAATGTTCATGGACATTAATGCAACTTCAAGCAGACTAATTTACACATTAGTTGATGAAAACAGAAGTTCAAGTCTACAATCCTTACTTCCTATCATGTTACCAGTATTCCTTTATTATGATCAAAGTAAAAGTACAGTATAAGGTAATGGAGAGACAAAATCAGCACCTACCTTCAGATCTGCAAGCTTGTCCAAGTAGACTTGTTTTTTACAATCCTCACCCTCTTCATACAGCCAATTTTCTGTGTCCTCAAGCTGGATACTCAACTTATCTCTGTCAGCATCACTAATATACTTTTCTAGTTCGTCGTGGATCTTTCCCCGTATGTCATACACGTATTCTTCTACAGCATTCTGTAAAGAAAGTTGTATTATTCTATTTCAGTAGAATTACAAAAGGCTAACCATGTACATTCCTTCAAAGGTTCTTTTTAATGAGGGCAAACATTTGAATCACAGTATATAGATGTTTGTTCTAAGTTCCATGAATCAAATACAGTATATAATGGTAGCTAACCTTAGCAttaattctctcattttctagtTTGTCAGCCTGCACCATCTGGGCTTCCCGCTCAACCAGAATGTTAAGATCATTGGGAGTGTGAGCcttcaccacttccttcacTGGCAGCTCAACTGTCTTCAggcacttctttcctttcttctctccactttcATTCTGAGCATGAATCAACAGCATGGTCAGGTATGCTAAGGGCTAAAAAAATTAATTGACATATCAGTAACACTTGATAAAACAACTATTACAGTCATAACAGATTGTAAGGTTGATGTCAGCCAGCCCTGTCAGTCTTTACAGATCAAGTACTGAGTATTGTAGTGTCGCCTCTATTAATACTGGAATGAGATCCATGGATGAACCCACTAGTAAAGTCAGCATGTACAATAGCATTTAAAGATACAGTCAGCAATGGTCATAGTCAATGATTACATCCTTAATACATGTCACATgtggtccatattcagaaacactttgcacTCACCacatttttcaaggccacaaagataattagcagggttttcaagagtgtttctcaaaTTAATTatctagaaatcttatcaatctgcctctagaaccataaaaactttaaaaactagtgtaaatttagataaagccttttgaaatattggaggtgaagcacagaagtgtttgagaatatgagcaaCAGAGTCATGGTGCTCCAGGCTGAGAGTACAAGCTAACATCATTATCAGCTACAGGTGAGGAGCAGCAGTGTGTGAAAGCATGAAACAGGCTAGGGTGCTGTACCTTTGCTGGTTGTGGTGTTTCTGGAGGCTTCTCTGTGTCCATCTTCtatagataaaggaaaaggaggatgtaCAATTAGTCAACaagtagagatgtaccgatgcatcggtatcggcccattttttgggtatcggtatcggtttattttatgccgatacttccgatacctaaaaggaatttactacttagtgatatattcaatataagatattgatgataccaaattaatataatacggcgtattaagtttccgtggtgattaccgtatgtcatagaatactgttttctgtggtaataagccacctctaaattggacgtgtatgaaacgcgtataggctgaatcCCGGCATTCTGTCACatggtcggtcatgagtcaccacgcattctcacgactcactgtctctcagtcagacgctgctcctccacccacacaaagttcacacaggtgaaatgCTTAGgtttttgaactataatctaagaatgtcaaacttcagatattgagaatccaataaaatgattttttttttttttttttttttacattacaagggcactggccaagggcaaacaaagtgttggaaaaaaaaaatcccgctggttgccaggccctgttaagaggaagtagaaagagaaaacaaaaaatctaaaaggagggtccagttaacgtaagaggtgtcttgacactcctctttgaaagagtttaagtcataggcaggtggaaatacagacacaggtagagagttccagagtttaccagtgtagggaatgaaggagtgaagatactggttaactcttgcattaggaagatggacagaatagggatgagaagaagtagagagtcttgtgcagcgaggccgcaggagggggaaggcatgcagttagcaagttcagaagagcagacagcatgaaaacagcggtagaagacagataaagatgcaacattgcggcggtgacttaaagaatcaagacagtcagttagaggagaagagttgataagacgaaaagctttagattccaccttgtttagtaaagctgtgtgtggatcccccagacatgagagccatactccatacacgggcggataaggcccttgtacagagcaagcagctgggagggagagaaaatggacgaagacgccataggacacctaacttcttggaagctgatttagcaagagtagagatgtgaaatttccagtttagatttttagtgaaggatagaccgagtgtgtttaatgtagaggagagggaagttgagtgttattgaagaagagaggatagttgtctggaaggttatgtcgagtagatagttgtagaaattgagtttttgaggcattgaacaaaaccaggttttctctgccccaatcagaaacaagtgaaagatcagaagttaggcgtcctatagcatctcgccttgagtcatttaattgttgttgggttgggcgtctgttgaacgctgttgaataatgcagggtggtatcatcagcataggagtggatagggcattgagtcagatttaggagatcattgatgaataatagaaagagagtgggtgataggacagaaccctgtggaacaccactgttgatagttttagggaagaacagtgaccgtctactacagcagcaatagaacgatcggaaaggatttggtatatatatatatatatatatatatatatatatatatatatatatatatatatatatatatatatatatatatatatatatatatatatatatatatatatatatatatatatatatatatatatatatatatatatatatatatatatatatatatatatatatatatatatatatatatatatatatatatatatatatatatattgtatatcaaatattttgttggattctcaatatctgaagtttgacattcttagattatagttcaaaaacatatatatatattatatatatatatatatatatatgcaaaatatatatatatatatatatatatatatatatatatatatatatatatatatatatatatatatatatatatatatatatatttaggcattttgcattattgtaaataacagcatattcttatttgatttataattaacagtgctagtgctagccttttccaagatatcatactggaataggtggaagctcgaattatatatgtatattaattttaatgcaagtttaatttttgagttacttgtgttaacctaaggatgtaaaaattccataactaagaaagtaacgattctgttttgtaatcatgtgcattgtgtataatttgttgcatattaattatttaagatcatagcaatacactagaaatttagaataaactaaactttttctatttaattgaaaagattaggtgaaagctcatttttctgaattggtctactaatgtctaatgaattaatatcaaaggatgtcagatttaattaaagagaaacatacacatcaaaatgagtttcttttactaatattttgtgtctgttttattctaataatttaaaaaatatttttgatcgccaaaatatcgtcaataaaattaataatgaaaatgcacaagaccaaatggtcgctaaaggagtaagaagtaagaatttaaaataactgacaagaatcagaagactgagaagacaTTCATTcaaattactgagtaatttacctttgcaaatggcttcaaaaagcttctagaattgctcctatttcacaaacgttctcaggacttacaaagcctcccatctgataacgctcgccgtccaccaactcatcctggtgtccagtgcagtaatcactataagtagtagtatcggtatcggtagtatcggtatcggcccaattgggtggtatcggaatcggcctaAATTTTgttatcggtacatctctatcAACAAGCAATTACCTACTAAGCTAGAGGCAATAGGCTTCCCTTTGGAATAATACTATAAATGCAAACTACTAGGCCTTCTTTATGTTAGGGAATACAAATAAGCTATCTGAATGTAATGTAACACCTTAATATCCATACTGTAAGCTAATTAGAGTCCCATGAAAGCATAACTTAACAGACTAGCATCTTAATAACTGTTTAGAGCTTAAAAGTATGTCATTTCTAGGCCTATACCAATTTGTTGATTAGATCTTGATGAAAGCATCAGCTGTTTTAGATCTGAAGATgcaaaatttttccaaggcttgcCATCATTTTTAGTTCGTCAGTATTGTTAATGTACAAATCTTACTTCTTGCTGGCCACCCTCCTCAGGTGGGGCCTGGTTCTCAGATGGCGCCTCCTGGGAGTCATTAGGTCCATCAGCGGCAGGAGCCTTGATAGACACAAAACATAATCATCATTTTGCAAAAGCTCAACACCCTAGTCCCAACACTCCTACACTGTGTCCTTCCCTCAAGTGTTCTTTCCTCCATGACAAAAaattactgtatttgatggcttATATATAAGATGTACCTCAGATTGGgcagatatagaaaaaaaaaaaaaaaaaaaaaaaaaggataaataggtAGGTTTAAACTCTGAATATAAACCAAAGACATCACATTTGAAGCCTTCTcttattaggtgtgtgtgtgtgtgtgtgtgtgtgtgtgtgtgtgtgtgtgtgtgtgtgtgtgtgtgtgtgtgtgtgtgtgtgtgtgtgtgtagcaaggtTCATttagagactttttttttttaaatgtctaCCTTACAAGCCATCAAATCCAGTACTTATCATTTCTCAACATATAGTTCACATGTGACACAATCCTCTCTTACCTTGTCTGTCTTATCTTCAGTTTCCATGGTCTCTTGGGGCTCCTCCACAGTCTCCTTCTTCTCTGTGAGGGAGGCCGAGGCAATGGTGAACAGTCCGTGAAGGTTGACTCGAACTTTCACCTTAACCTGTGTGGAGATTCAGAGATTATCTTTAGGTAATAAAGCTTTTCATTCACTTATCTGCAAGAATACTGAATGGAGTAAAGGAGATAAAGGTTCCAATGCAGTTTCCTTACCTTCTGGCATTCTCCTTCAGGCCCAGGGTTGACATTCTCAATGGTGTAGTGACCAATGATGGGGTCAGGGAAAATGGATGGCTGGGTGTACTGGGCCTGGAGGGTGAAGGGCTCCCTCCTGAAGAAGGTCAACATCTTTGAGAATGGTACCTGAAACAAAACTTGTGATTTTAGGTACCTTTCATGAATAAaagccaaaggaaaaaaaacttttacTGTAGTTCTACATATTAAAGAAGCTAAAAAACTAGAAAATCACAATTGTCTGAGGAAGGATAAAAGTAAAACTGAAAGTTGCAAGGAAAATGTATGGAGTCTTGAGCTAGCAGGGACTCTTCTACTGAGAACACCTATGTGTAGCAAGAGTAGACTGAACCAGAAGACACAACAGCTGCAAAAAGACCATTCACCTGATGGTTCTTGGGGAAGACTTCCATATCTGCCTCCTGTCCTGACTCATCTTGCCACACCAGCTGGATGCTGTATGGCTGCACATCTGTTATGGAAAACTCCCGAACCTGCACATGGGTAGAAAAGTTTGTCATAGTTGTAAAGATCTTGACCCACCTTCCATCAGaataacacccacacacaatacTGATATCTGCATTAACAAGTCACACCAATGCTTGAGTTACAAAAGGGTGACAGTAGTGGTTACCTTGAAGGCCGGGGACAGCATAGCACACTGGAGAGCACAACCCCTGGCCACAGCTTCATCCTGGTTGAGTGTGGTGGAGGGAATCTTCTTGAACACCTTTTCTATGAGATGCTTGATGGAAGGAACGCGAGTGGAGCCTCCGACAATCTCTACACTGGTGATGTCATCCACTTTAAGATTAGAGTCGGAGAGACACTGCTGCAGGGTAGTCTCAACACGCCTTAGTATGTGGGAACTCATCTCTTCCACGCTGGTTCTGTGTGAGATTTCCTTACATATTTATCTAGATCACTGATGTCATATTAGATGTTAATACATCTTGATCTCATGCTTGTAGGTCAAACTACAATTCACAAAGACACTATAGCCTTATAATTTGTTAGCCAATTCATTTTGACATCCATATTTCACAGAGCAAGTGAATAATAAGCAGCATGACCTTGGGGTACATCATTAGAAATTAAGGAGAATATAGTTGCATTGAAAATGTTGATGTAATTGTCATaataatgatgaggatgaaTGTTCTCCAGACAGATATCTCATTTTCTTACCTGTTGAGTTTTCCACTAACATCTTTGTCATCCATGAAGCATTCAATGTTGATTGGAAGATCTGTGGAATTGGCCGACATCTGTTTCTTCAACTTCTCCACCTCAGAGCACAAGCGCACCCAAGCCCGGGGGTTGCTAGAGGCATCAATCTGTAGAGGGAACACTCTCCTGAGTCACAATTCTATGGAAATGAGCACAGAGCcaatacacacacgcaaacactaAGCCTTCATTCCACCTGGGGTTGTGTGCATCATCTTACCTTGTATCTAGATTTAAATTCGTTGGCAAAATGTTGGGCCATAAGGCGATCAAAGTCCCGCCCTCCAAGATTAGAGTCGGCAGCTGTGGCCAACATCTTGAGCTTTCCCTTGTTGAATGCTACAGCACACACCTGGAAGAGAGATATTCAATAATGCAAACCTCATCCATGTTATATTTATCACCAGTACCCAGAAATAAGCTATATTACTCAACATAAAACTAGCTTATTTTAGATGAATCGTACAGGTCAATGTCATTAGCCTTGTGGTACGTTCtgcattcattcattatctccAAATTACTGCCAGCCATGACTTCTAATGCAATCAGTCACAACATGTAGCAAAACCAAGTCTCAAAGTTATCATTAGACAAGAGTTTACAACATTATTTCACTCACCTGAATATTGGCAGCACCACAGTCCACAAACACCACATTCCTGGGCTTCTCCTCAGGTGCTGGCAAGTCTTGCTTATAAATACCATAGCAGAGGGCAACAGCAGTGGTCTCATTGAGAAGACGGAGCACATTAAGGCCAGCAGTGATGGCTGCATCCAGCAGAGCCCTTCGTTCTGCATCCGTGAAGTAGACAGGTACCTGCAGCAACATTTTTATTAGGAGAATTGTGCACTGTGCTAAGTGTTGTGTTGATCAATAACCCAATGAGTGTTTCATAGATTCAATTCTAATTACAATAAGAATACTGACAGTATAATGCTAAAGTTGTACCATAACCACATTAACATACTaaacattccttctcttctgaaTTGCTCCTTGTAAGATTattacagatgagagagagagagagagagagagagagagagagagagagagagagagagagagagagagagagagagagagagagagagactatattgaCCAGAATACAGCCTATGACAACAAGTAGCAATAACCATAACAGCTCAACACTCACCCCAATCACTACATCGTTGACCTTGATGCCAAGAGCTTGTTCCGCCGTGTGCTTGAGCTTGGTGAAGAGCATGGCAGTCACCTGGACCGGTGTGAAGGTGTGCTCCTCATTCAGATAGCGCACCACAATGCCCACGCCTCTATCCGGCAACTCTACAGTTCGGTATGGTAAGATAGACACCTCATTTTGGATCTTTGGATCTCTGGAACATAAAACCCCATGTTAGCAAATCATTCTTCAATAGCAACGAGTGATGTGTAGCGTGTATGACTATGAAAGGGTCTATAGGTGGTAAGGTTAAGCTGTGTTCATTCCCAGTCAAGGAGTCTCCAGTGCCCTCCTTTCAATATGTCAAATACAAACATGCATTTGTCAAGGAGTCCCCAGTTCCCTTCTTTCTCAATTCAGTCTGTCAAATACAATCATGCACTTATATCCTTTTAGCAGCCAATACTGTTCTTAATCCCTGAAGCTTGTACAGTATACAAAGAAATGTTTTAATGTTCACCGTCTCCATCCAAAGGTGAAGAAAGTTTCCAGATATGAAGGACATTCAAGTGGTAAAAGTGAAGTCATCTGCTcacaaaacagcaaaataaaatcACTCTGATGCAAGGCTAGAGGAGTTAGCTTGGGAAATAACAAATATGGCAGCTCAAAATATCACCCATTACTGAAACTACACTGGGAATGTACagtttgtttgctgtttttcttcaaATGACCAGCAGCACACACCATGAGGCAATCCTACCACTGCAACACTGACAAttgtaaggaagggagagtgagcaCACCACCATTCcctctgttgttgctgctgctgcttacctAAAGTGACGGCCCAATAACCTCTTGAAGCCATGGAGGGTGTTCTTCATGTTTGTGGTCATCTGGTTCTTGGCCGCCACGCCAAGGATACGGTTCTTCTCCCCAAAGGCAACACATGACCTGCAAGAGAAGGCATCA
Proteins encoded:
- the LOC123508133 gene encoding heat shock 70 kDa protein 4-like isoform X2, whose amino-acid sequence is MSVIGIDFGTDGCYIAVARQGGIETIANDYSLRSTPSCVAFGEKNRILGVAAKNQMTTNMKNTLHGFKRLLGRHFRDPKIQNEVSILPYRTVELPDRGVGIVVRYLNEEHTFTPVQVTAMLFTKLKHTAEQALGIKVNDVVIGVPVYFTDAERRALLDAAITAGLNVLRLLNETTAVALCYGIYKQDLPAPEEKPRNVVFVDCGAANIQVCAVAFNKGKLKMLATAADSNLGGRDFDRLMAQHFANEFKSRYKIDASSNPRAWVRLCSEVEKLKKQMSANSTDLPINIECFMDDKDVSGKLNRTSVEEMSSHILRRVETTLQQCLSDSNLKVDDITSVEIVGGSTRVPSIKHLIEKVFKKIPSTTLNQDEAVARGCALQCAMLSPAFKVREFSITDVQPYSIQLVWQDESGQEADMEVFPKNHQVPFSKMLTFFRREPFTLQAQYTQPSIFPDPIIGHYTIENVNPGPEGECQKVKVKVRVNLHGLFTIASASLTEKKETVEEPQETMETEDKTDKAPAADGPNDSQEAPSENQAPPEEGGQQENESGEKKGKKCLKTVELPVKEVVKAHTPNDLNILVEREAQMVQADKLENERINAKNAVEEYVYDIRGKIHDELEKYISDADRDKLSIQLEDTENWLYEEGEDCKKQVYLDKLADLKKQGEPIKTRKRERDDLPRAFEILSGSVQLIRKAVDLFKQGDEKYNHLEAAQVEKVEKAIEEKQDWVDKHLGLVSSTALHNDLPVTASQVLSEKGTFEALVNPIMNKPKPKPKVEEPPPADKEGGKKAEGEQSNGPKVDEEQQQQQQPQQTPNNPPEPMDVD
- the LOC123508133 gene encoding heat shock 70 kDa protein 4-like isoform X1; translated protein: MSVIGIDFGTDGCYIAVARQGGIETIANDYSLRSTPSCVAFGEKNRILGVAAKNQMTTNMKNTLHGFKRLLGRHFRDPKIQNEVSILPYRTVELPDRGVGIVVRYLNEEHTFTPVQVTAMLFTKLKHTAEQALGIKVNDVVIGVPVYFTDAERRALLDAAITAGLNVLRLLNETTAVALCYGIYKQDLPAPEEKPRNVVFVDCGAANIQVCAVAFNKGKLKMLATAADSNLGGRDFDRLMAQHFANEFKSRYKIDASSNPRAWVRLCSEVEKLKKQMSANSTDLPINIECFMDDKDVSGKLNRTSVEEMSSHILRRVETTLQQCLSDSNLKVDDITSVEIVGGSTRVPSIKHLIEKVFKKIPSTTLNQDEAVARGCALQCAMLSPAFKVREFSITDVQPYSIQLVWQDESGQEADMEVFPKNHQVPFSKMLTFFRREPFTLQAQYTQPSIFPDPIIGHYTIENVNPGPEGECQKVKVKVRVNLHGLFTIASASLTEKKETVEEPQETMETEDKTDKAPAADGPNDSQEAPSENQAPPEEGGQQEKMDTEKPPETPQPAKNESGEKKGKKCLKTVELPVKEVVKAHTPNDLNILVEREAQMVQADKLENERINAKNAVEEYVYDIRGKIHDELEKYISDADRDKLSIQLEDTENWLYEEGEDCKKQVYLDKLADLKKQGEPIKTRKRERDDLPRAFEILSGSVQLIRKAVDLFKQGDEKYNHLEAAQVEKVEKAIEEKQDWVDKHLGLVSSTALHNDLPVTASQVLSEKGTFEALVNPIMNKPKPKPKVEEPPPADKEGGKKAEGEQSNGPKVDEEQQQQQQPQQTPNNPPEPMDVD